The nucleotide window TTCCCAGACACGCTCCCCTATAGATGTGGCAGAGAGCAGTTGTCCCTGCTGAGGGATGTCACCCCGGCATGTGTCTAAACTAGGGGACTCAAAAGGTCTTTAGAGGGCAGGTGGGAATGAAATCCCAGGGCTTTGGCTGTAATATTATGGTGCTTAGACAAAACATGACCCCAGGCATCATTTGTGGTCCCTAAAACCCTTCTGGAACCTATTTATCTGTTTGACCTGTTCTTCCTCTTGGGCTAACACATTCCATATGTTTAAGTACCTGTTGTAAAGAGTAAATTAGTGGGGGGAGGGGTGACCTCTTTAAAACTattgggggctgggcgcagtggctcaggcctttaatcccagcactttgggaggctgcgaatcgcttgagctgagaagtttgagaccagcctgggcaacatagggagacttcatctctatatGACAAAAAATACACACTATATTTTATTCACTATACACACTATATTTTACTGATCACttgcacatattttatttcagtatttctcAAAGTTTTTGGATTGTGACTCGCAGTAAGAAATGCAGTTGATATTGTCATCCATTACACACATACACTGAATTATAAGAAATTGACAATAtcccaccttctttttttttttttttttttgagacggagtctggctctgtcgcctgggctagagtgcagtggccggatctcagctcactgcaagctccgccccccgggttcacgccattctcctgcctcagcctcccgagtagccgggactacaggcgcccgccacctcgcccggctagttttttgtattttttagtagagacggggtttcaccgtgttcgccaggatggtctcgatctcctgacctagtgatccgcccgtctcggcctcccaaagtgctgggattacaggcttgagccaccgcgcccggccgtatccCACCTTCTTGACCTATAAAATGGCAATTTTGTAGGGTTCAACCTATATATAATGCaaacaaacattttatgtaaCAATATTTGCCCTTGCTTTTTGTGATactcattaatttattcttttaaatgttgaTTGTAGCATACTGAATTGATATCACTACCACTACCAGTAATGACTAGGTTACAATCAACTGCTTTATTTGATCTTCATAATTTTTCAGGCAGGAATAATCACTCCCTCCCATCCCCTTAAACACGCCAAGATGCTTTATCCCTAGGATGAGGCAACTTACTCCAGGTAACTCCTATTGCCTAACCACTGACCAATTACTCTGccctttagtctttttttttttttttttttttcagagtccatgaggcattttatttgtaaatatatgtattacatcCCTAGAAAAAGAATCCCAGGATTTTCCCTCCTGTGTGTTTTCGTCTTGCTTCTTCATGGTCCATGATGCCAGCTGAGGTTGTCAGTACAATGAAACCAAACTGGCGGGATGGAAGCAGATTATTCTGCCatttttctagatctttgagTTGCACATCAAATCTGGGGCTGATCACTCCACACTTGTTTAGCCTGCCTGTGAGGTTCACAGCAATTTTCCCAGCTCTGTGATCATCAATGATTTCAAATTCGCCAATGTAACCATGCTTCATCATCCAGTGAGAAACCAGACGATGACTTTGGAGCACGGCCTAATAAGCACCTGGAGTTTGCCTCTCTTTTCGGCATTGTTGGTGCTCTTGAGAGCATCAGCCAGGACATTCATGCGCACCATTGTGGCGGTGCGGAAAGATGACGGAAAACCTTTAGGAAAACCTTTAGGAAAACCTTTATCTCATTAAATCTGCATTAAGAATTTCATGGAATAGGCCAGGCAggatcactcctgtaatcccagcactttgggaggccaaggtgggtgaatcacttgaggtcagcagttcgagaccagcctggacaacatggcgaaaccccatttctactaaaaatacaaaatagtcgggtgtgatggcaggcacctgtaatcccagctatttgggaagctgaggcagcaggagaatcgcttgaactggagaggcagaagttgcagtgagtcgagatcgtgccagtgcactccagcctgggtgacagagtgagactctgtctcaaaaaaaaaaaagaaaaagaaaaagaaaaaaaaatctcatggaaTGGATAGCAACATTGATTAATATTGCGTTTGGAGTGATCAGATCACTTGTCACTTGTTTCCAGGCACAGGGCTTACCAAGAGGCAGATTCCAGATTTAAATAATTCGGTAACAGCAAAGTCCATGCTATTTTCACTGCTTTGGAGAAAAGATCCAGACCCAGAGCTTGAACCTCACTTTGCAGCACCCCAGTTCTAttctttaagtaatttttttttttttctgccaggcacagtggttcatgcctataatcccggcactttgggaagccgagggtgAAGGAtagcttgatgccaggagttcgagaccagtctgggcaacatggcaaaaccccatctctacaaaaaatacaaaaattaggcccaagtggtggcgcgcacctgtagtcccagctacgtgagaggcagaggtgggagaatcgcttgaacccgggaggcggaggttgcaatgagctcagatcacaccactgcactccaggttgggcgacTGAGCGATACCCtgtctgaaactttttttttctttctccaacgGGCTTTCCAGAGAAGGGTGTGtaggtgcgtgtgtgtgcgtgagcGTGCTTGCTTGCATAAACTTTCTGTCGGGCCACAATTTCCCGTCTTTGCACTGGCTGTAGGGTGGGCTTTATCCTCGGGacgcccccctcccccagcccagcctgcagCTGGAAGTCTTCAATGATCTCCGTCTCTCCTCCCTGCCCGCCTCGGGACTGGGAGACCGATCTCTGTCTCTCGCCCTCCCCTCCACCCGCCTTTTCCAGATGTATGTCTGCCAAAGACCCCCCAGTGCAGAGGATGATGAATGAGGACCCGCGAGCCAGCCTGGTGGGAAAGTGTCGTCGCCTACAAAAgcaagggaaagggaggggaagtTGGGGGGAGGGGAAAAGTTAGAGCTGAGCGGCTGGGGTGCTACGAGTCTGGACACCGGGGATCCAAGCTCCCTCCGCTCAGCCAATAACTGTGCCTCCCTTAGGAAGGCGTGAGGAAATGCTCCAATCAATCCCTGCACTCCTCCCTTGGAATTTgggctgtatttttttaattgactgcAAACCCCACAATCCACCCAGGGGTTTCCCCAGTGTTTGTCTCCAGCGGTCCCGGTGCTGGAGCCCATTTCCTAGTGCTGCTCCCTCTCTTCCGCAAGACTGCGCTCCAGTCCCAGGCTACTTCTCCGCGGGTGCCTCCCAAACCGTTCTATCATTCTCGGGTTCAGGGAGGCGGAGTCGCGCCTGCTCTCCGGTTCCTTTAAGAGGCGTCGGCTCCACCCCTCTCGGAGTCGCGGTCTGACGCGAGAGGACAGGAACGAGTTCGGTATGTCTATGCAAATAAGCGCTCCCCTGCGGGCCAATGGGGAGCGGAGGTGCCGGAACCATGGACCAATGGGGCGGGGGCGCTGGGGCTCACCATATAAGGAGCGGCCTCGCCATAAAAGGAAACATTGTATCTCTTTATATGGGGGGAAGGGTCGGGGGATCCCTCCGCCGCCAGCGCGTGGTCCCGGCCCCCTCCACCCGCCGTCTCGGCCGCGGCCAGCAGCCCCTGCCCCCCGGGGGACGCTGACGGCCGCCGGGCGCGCCGCCCTAGCAGACGGACAGGGGGCGCTGCGCGCGGCCTGGGGCAACCCGGGCCACAGGGGCAGGAAAGTGAGGGCCCAGGTCGGCCCGGGCGTGCAGGGGCCCCGGGTTCGCAGCGGCGGCCGCGGCAGCGATAGCGGCACTAGCAGCAGCGGGAGTGCCGGGTTGAGCCGGGAAGCCGATGGCGGCGGCTGCGGCTCCGATTCCTCGCTGACTGCCCGTCCGCCCTCCTGCATCGAGCGCCATGTTACCGAGCCAAGCTGGGGCCGCGGCGGCTCTGGGCCGGGGCTCGGCCCTGGGGGGCAGCCTGAACCGGACCCCGACGGGGCGGCCGGGCAGCGGCGGCGGGACTCGTGGGGCTAACGGGGGCCGGGTCCCCGGGAATGGCGCGGGGCTCGGGCCCGGCCGCCTGGAGCGGGAGGCTGCGGCAGCGGCGGCAACCACCCCGGCGCCCACCGCGGGGGCCCTCTACAGCGGCAGCGAGGGCGACTCGGAGTCGGgcgaggaggaggagctgggcgCCGAGCGGCGCGGCATGAAGCGGAGCCTGAGCGAGATGGAGATCGGTATGGTGGTCGGTGGGCCCGAGGCGTCGGCGGCGGCCACCGGGGGCTACGGGCCGGTGAGCGGCGCGGTGAGCGGGGCCAAGCCGGGTAAGAAGACCCGGGGCCGCGTGAAGATCAAGATGGAGTTCATCGACAACAAGCTGCGGCGCTACACGACCTTCAGCAAGAGGAAGACGGGCATCATGAAGAAGGTACCAAGCCGGCGGGCTGGCTGGCCCCGGGGCCCGGGAAGGGTGGGGATGCGCAAGGGGAGCCCGGGAGGACGGCAGAGCCGAGGCGGAGGTGAGAGGCGGCGAGTCCGCAGGAGGTGTGTGGGAGGGGATGGCTCCTGCCCGGGGAGGGCCGAAGGGGAGGGGCCGCCGGGGAaatgtggggagaggggagatcCCGCGAACGCCGGGAACCTTGGGGAAAGGCGCAGAGGTGGGAGTGACCGGCGCGAGAGAGGAAGGAGGGCCCTTGTTGAGTGGAGGTTTGAGGAGCGGTCATGGGAGGCTGCGAGGCTGCCGGGGAGGTGAATAATGAGAAGCCGGGATCAGTAGGTCCAGTGCACTCCGGTGTTTGGAGGAGGGCGCCGGAAAAGCAGGGAGCAAACGAGAAGGTATGGAGGTGAGGAGGCTGGAGCTGCATGACAACAATGAGCGAGCATGTGTGGGAGGAAATGGGCACCACGAGAGTAGTGCTGGTTGGAAGGACAGGCAGGGTTAGGGACCAGGTAAGGGAGCGGGGCAGGAGAACTGGTGCTGCCCTGAGCAGCAGGAACCTAGTCCCGCGCCGGCCGTGAGTGTTCCATGGCATCCGCTGGGAACCACATGCTGCTCCTGGCAGGACCCGCTGCAGAATCTCCTGCCGTTAGGACAAGTGGGGTTTCCAGCCCTAGGGAGAATCTATGCATGGATGGGGTTTGGGGGAAATCGGGGAGGCTTGCAGAGGTACCTAGGAATTCCTCTTCTGCCAGCCAGTGAAAAGTGGTGAGGAAAAGAGTCATTTTGGGGTGTAGATGATAAGGGAAGGGATGAAAGCAGAAGAATTGGGAGACAAGTAGCTGGATCCTTGGGAACATTGGCTGGTGTTTATTTCTGTCCCATGTAGAAACCAGAGCTGCTTCCAAGGTGGTTCGTAGAACTTTGTTGGGAGAGTATGGCATCTGTGGGGCCATCCTTGAAGGTCCCCTTCCTGGGCTCATGGCAGGATGTTTAGTGCTAATCTAGGTCTCGTCTCCCCTCACTCCAGACACTGTTGTATCAATGTCCCTTGTCACTTGATCATCAGTGGAGAAGGTTGTGGGGGGAGGTAGTTAATGAAGGAAAATTCTCTTCTCCCCTTCCATAACCTTCTTCCCAAGACAAAGTAAAAAAGGCAGTAAAGTATTACAGGACAACAGGAGAAACTAGGCTATGGCAACAAGTTGGAGCCTGTGCAGTTTCTGGAAAGAAACATGGGACAGTTGGAGCTTAAGTGGTCCCTTATCACTAATGTGCAAATTCCAGTGTGATAGGTAGGGCTCCATCCTGGTCCCTGTGACAGTGAGAATGGTTGAGGCTCCGGGACTTTCCAGGCACTAAGCTGCGTTGGGGAGCAGCTATAGCTGAGTCCTTCCGTATCCCCTGAGGTTATATGTTCCACCACTGGGAGGCTATTACTGTTTGCTTGGGGTATCTTCAGGTCAATGGGGCTGCTCCTCAAAGGAGGAGCATTGGTAGTTTTGCTGCTTCCAGAGATCCTGATAGGACACCCTGCCCCCAGAATCACTAGAGACGAAGGTCATTATGGGAATGGGGGAATGACATCACTATATAATTCTTTTTCCAACTTCTCAAAGAAGGTAGAgataaaaagtttgctgacctgcCCATCTCCGTCCTCACCCCTCAGGCCTATGAGCTGTCCACGCTGACAGGGACACAGGTGCTGTTGCTGGTGGCCAGTGAGACAGGCCATGTGTATACCTTTGCCACACGAAAACTGCAGCCCATGATCACCAGTGAGACCGGCAAGGCACTGATTCAGACCTGCCTCAACTCTCCAGACTCTCCACCCCGCTCAGACCCCACAACAGACCAGAGAATGAGTGCCACTGGCTTTGAAGAGACAGATCTCACCTACCAGGTGTCGGAGTCTGACAGCAGTGGGGAGACCAAGGTGTGTTTGGGTTGCCTAtgtgagaggagggaagggaggggggtccctctctctttctggcccagggcaggtggatAGGTACCCACTGATGTGGAGTGGAGCCTGATTAACGACCCTTGTCCTAGGGGACAGGTGTCCATCCTCACTTTGCTGATAGAGGACCGGCCCCCTAGATAAGCGGGCGGCCTCCGTGCCCATATAAGGCCGGCTCGGGCTCCACGCCGGCCTCCCGCCCGCAGCCCGCCTGCCTGGCAGGGCCTTTGCATTCCTCCCGCCAGCTGTCTCCCCGCTAGGGGCGGGGGTGTAGCTTAGCCCGGCCCTCCGGGCTTGGTCGCCAGGGAGTAGAAAGGGAGCACTCCGGTTCCGGGGTCCTGAGAACCCAGCACTCTTAGCAGATGGGCTAGTTGACTGGACCGGGGACTACCTTACAAGCCAGCCGCCTGCCCCTTCAGGGTGTTGGGGGCCTGGGCAGTTAGGGAACGCATTTGCCTGCTGCTAGGGATGCCTGCGCTCTTACTCCTCCCCCTTCCTTTTCCCGGTAAGGAGAGGGGGTGGGGCTTCCTCCCTTGCTGTCTGGggagctccaccttccgggtggCACTTAACTGACTGGCCAATGGGAGGAAGCGGTACTGTTTGCCTTAGCAACGCCTCCGCCAATCAAGGGTCTTGGGCCCAGCTGCTTAGCAAACGTCTCGTGCTGACCCACCCCCCCAGCCTTTGAGCTTCTGGTTGACTCAGTTCGGgtctgggcttggtggcttggttctcagtttcctccttccccttctaaGAAGGAAGTCTTCCTGAGGAGAGAGTCAGTGCTGTAGGCTCCCCGCTCTCTTAGTGGTATATCatctgtaataatttttaaacttttataacaGCAGGGCTCATTTATTCCCAGGAAATTTTGTTGGATGAGTACATTCTTTTGGTAGTTTACATCTTGGGTGTTTGACATATAGTGTGTCATTGCCAGACCCTCAAGATCTCTCTCAAACTCTAAGTTCCCCGAGAAACTCTCAGTTCATATCTCAGAAGCCTGACAAATTAGAACTGGAAGAACTCTTAAAGAAAACATAGCAGCCCAGCCCCCTTATGCTTATAGAAGAAGAAAACCGAGGTTCAGAAAAGGGGAGTGGTTATTTCAGGGTCACTTAGATGGTCATTACCAGAGCTAGGAACAGACTTTGGTGTCCTGACTCCCCAGCCAATGGGATTACCACAGTCCACTGGAGCAGAGGACTCAGGGGAttataatgatgaaaatgataatcatcatcataagagcagcaaatatttatttatttttttatgtgccaggtactgttttcTAAGTGATTTACGTATGCTAACCTACTTAATCCTTACAGCAACCTAAGAGGTAGGTATTATCCTCCTTTTACCGATAGAAAACTGTAGCTGAGTATATCAATAACTTACCCAAGAGTGAGGCATCAGGTAAATGTGgcgttgggatttgaacccaagctcACTGGTTTCAGTCTGGGTTCTCAGTCCACACAAAACTTCTGCAAAGGCAGGGTCTGGTAGAGGCTCATTGCTTCATCTTTACTCTGGGTATAGGACACACTGAAGCCGGCGTTCACAGTCACCAACCTGCCGGGTACAACCTCTACCATCCAAACAGCACCTAGCACCTCTACCACCATGCAAGTCAGCAGCGGCCCCTCCTTTCCCATCACCAACTACCTGGCACCAGTGTCTGCTAGTGTCAGCCCCAGTGCTGTCAGCAGTGCCAATGGGACTGTGCTGAAGAGTACAGGCAGCGGCCCTGTCTCCTCTGGGGGCCTTATGCAGCTGCCTACCAGCTTCACCCTCATGCCTGGTGAGTCAcgaggggaagggagagattcGTCCTCTCTGGGGCAAATCAAGCATGCTAAGAGTGTGTTTAGGGCTGGCACCAAGAGAACCTCTTTCCCTGCTCAGAAGGAAGGTGAATAGGGGCCAGAGCCTGAGAGAAGCCTCTTATGTCCCGTTGGCAGGCATACCTCTGCCCACTGAGACCCCTGCTGTCCTTGTCAGTAAGTTTCAACCATATATTCTGGCCCTGTCTAGCTACCCCAGCCCCGTGCCCCTATTGCCACAGGGCAGTAGACGTTTCACCACTTCCTGCCTTGACTGGAAGGCAGATCATGTCCTTGATGGGTTATTGCCAGCTCTTGGGTCAACTGAAGAAAAGAGAGGCAAGGcccagggcaggaggaggagggatgggCAAGAGCAGAGTGTGGAAGCCCCCAGAGGGGAGATTCGGGCATGAAGGGCCTCTTTGGCTTCCAGGAAAGATAGTGATGGGAGTTGGGGACCAGTGTGCCAGACCCTGGGACTGGGGTGTCCATGGGTACTTGGTGGAGGTGGCAATTGGGTGGGACAGAGCACAAATAAGACTCTGTGTTTTGCAGGTGGGGCAGTGGCCCAGCAGGTCCCAGTGCAGGCCATTCAAGTGCACCAGGCCCCACAGCAGGCGTCTCCCTCCCGTGACAGCAGCACAGACCTCACGCAGACCTCCTCCAGCGGGACAGGTATAGCTCGCAGCCCCgtcaccctccctccctgccttcccccaCGCGGCCTAGCAGTAGGTGCCCAACAGTAACCCTCCTATAACTAAAGTCAAGGGATTTCTTAAAGTGGAGATTGAGGCTTTTGGCCTAATAATTATGGGAAAGTCAGGTGAGGATGACTGAGTTTTGAATCCCGCCCTGCAGTGGGCTGTGGATTCCAGAAGAAAATTAGGGACCATTGATGCTACCTCCTCATTCAGATGAGGAGCCTGAGGCCTAGAAATAAGAAGTTACTTGCTCAAAGACACGTTTGCTTAATTATCAAGAAGGACTTAGAGAGCAATTTTCTCTTTGTGTGAGGGTCTTACAGGTTTTGAGTAGCCACAGTTACCCTCAGGTATCTCTAGACATTTTAGAAATGATGAGATACtctgaaaataaagttaattttaagttCTTATTATTTATAACCTTATTACTCAAAGTGTGGCCTGTGGACTGGGAACACCCAGCAttacctgggagcttgttggaaatACAGAATATTGAGTCTTaccccaaacctactgaatcagaatccgtgtttttttatttttttttgagacagagtctcactctgtcgcccaggctggagtgcagtggcgcgatcttggctcaccacaagctctgcatcccgggttcacgccattttgctgcctcagccttccgagagCTGGGActtaaaggcgcccgccaccatgcccagctaatttgtttatatttttggtagagacggggtttcactgtgttagccaggatggtctcgatctcctgacctcatgatctgcctgcctcggcctctcagagtgttgggattacaggtgtgatccactgcgcccagcccagagtctgtgttttaacaagattCCCATATAATGCACATTAACATTTGAGAAGTGGTTGTTTGAAAGATGAATTTGTTAGCTGTGCATTAAGAAGGAgggagaatgaaaacaaataaaaaataagatgttaGAGTTCCCTAAAAGGGGAGTATCTGAGTTTTCTGAGAGTAGGTCAGTCATAATCTTTGTTTTTCCCAAGATTTGGGACTTAGAGAATTCAGCAGATAGACAGTTGAATAGTACAATGTGATAGGATACAATTAAAGATTGATGCTGTTGTGTTCAAGAAAAAATAGGCTTTTCTTAGTTGATGATGGAGCGGAGGAATAGTCGTGTCTAGCTTCTGACCTGGGAAATGGCAAGAGGGCTCTGGGGGCCTGGAATTCCTAGGGAATGGGAGATATCAGTAGGGACCAGTACCGAGCTGACACATGTCTGTGTTTGCCAGTGACGCTGCCCGCCACCATCATGACGTCATCCGTGCCCACAACTGTGGGTGGCCACATGATGTACCCTAGCCCGCATGCGGTGATGTATGCCCCCACCTCAGGCCTGGGTGATGGCAGCCTCACCGTGTTGAATGCCTTCTCCCAGGCACCATCTACCATGCAGGTGTCCCACAGCCAGGTCCAGGAGCCAGGTGAGTAGAGGAACAGGGCTAAGGAAAGGAGGACCGTTTCCTtccttatacacacacacacatgcacacacacatgtatgcactGATGCCTACAAATATTTCTACCCAAATACAACACAGACTTGGATGCTTACATACACATTTGGACACCCATGCACACTTGAACACTCACACCCACATGCACCCTCAGACACTGGCACCCTTTCCCTTGGGCTCTTACATCTGAGACTCCCCCAGtcacttgtgcatttgtcaccaCTCCTCTAATATCTGGAAGTTTCAACAAACAATTTGAGTATCTCCTGTGGTTTTCCAATGTAGGTGGTGTCCCCCAGGTGTTCCTGACAGCATCATCTGGGACAGTGCAGATCCCTGTTTCAGCAGTTCAGCTCCACCAGGTAGGCAGGGATATCTTTCACCCCATCCCAGATAGCCACTTCTTTGTCTTGACCTTGGGGAATCCTGTTACCAGTTCATCAAAGCCAAAATCCCTAGCCTGGAAGCCCATCAGCTTTTCTGCTCAGGCCTGTGGTTGGCAGGCAGGGAAGCCAGGGGAGCCTGAG belongs to Macaca thibetana thibetana isolate TM-01 chromosome 4, ASM2454274v1, whole genome shotgun sequence and includes:
- the SRF gene encoding serum response factor isoform X1 produces the protein MLPSQAGAAAALGRGSALGGSLNRTPTGRPGSGGGTRGANGGRVPGNGAGLGPGRLEREAAAAAATTPAPTAGALYSGSEGDSESGEEEELGAERRGMKRSLSEMEIGMVVGGPEASAAATGGYGPVSGAVSGAKPGKKTRGRVKIKMEFIDNKLRRYTTFSKRKTGIMKKAYELSTLTGTQVLLLVASETGHVYTFATRKLQPMITSETGKALIQTCLNSPDSPPRSDPTTDQRMSATGFEETDLTYQVSESDSSGETKDTLKPAFTVTNLPGTTSTIQTAPSTSTTMQVSSGPSFPITNYLAPVSASVSPSAVSSANGTVLKSTGSGPVSSGGLMQLPTSFTLMPGIPLPTETPAVLVSGAVAQQVPVQAIQVHQAPQQASPSRDSSTDLTQTSSSGTVTLPATIMTSSVPTTVGGHMMYPSPHAVMYAPTSGLGDGSLTVLNAFSQAPSTMQVSHSQVQEPGGVPQVFLTASSGTVQIPVSAVQLHQMAVIGQQAGSSSNLTELQVVNLDTAHSTKSE
- the SRF gene encoding serum response factor isoform X2 codes for the protein MLPSQAGAAAALGRGSALGGSLNRTPTGRPGSGGGTRGANGGRVPGNGAGLGPGRLEREAAAAAATTPAPTAGALYSGSEGDSESGEEEELGAERRGMKRSLSEMEIGMVVGGPEASAAATGGYGPVSGAVSGAKPGKKTRGRVKIKMEFIDNKLRRYTTFSKRKTGIMKKAYELSTLTGTQVLLLVASETGHVYTFATRKLQPMITSETGKALIQTCLNSPDSPPRSDPTTDQRMSATGFEETDLTYQVSESDSSGETKDTLKPAFTVTNLPGTTSTIQTAPSTSTTMQVSSGPSFPITNYLAPVSASVSPSAVSSANGTVLKSTGSGPVSSGGLMQLPTSFTLMPGGAVAQQVPVQAIQVHQAPQQASPSRDSSTDLTQTSSSGTVTLPATIMTSSVPTTVGGHMMYPSPHAVMYAPTSGLGDGSLTVLNAFSQAPSTMQVSHSQVQEPGGVPQVFLTASSGTVQIPVSAVQLHQMAVIGQQAGSSSNLTELQVVNLDTAHSTKSE